A genomic window from Sorex araneus isolate mSorAra2 chromosome 2, mSorAra2.pri, whole genome shotgun sequence includes:
- the MX1 gene encoding interferon-induced GTP-binding protein Mx1 has protein sequence MPQAEETDTETPSSAECETQESDPELMEARLTEEKSPKLENSLSAQYEEKVRPCIDLIDSLRALGVEQDLALPAIAVIGDQSSGKSSVLEALSGVALPRGSGIVTRCPLVLRLKKLVGKDAKWTGTVSYLDKEIELQDASEVEGEIRKAQNVIAGEGVGISQELISLRVSSPHVPDLTLIDLPGITRVAVGGQPADIGYQIKRLIGKYISKEQTINLVVVPCNVDIATTEALSMAREVDPEGDRTIGILTKPDLVDRGTEDKVVDVVENLVYHLKKGYTIVRCRGQQDIQAQLGLATALEKEKLFFQEHPQFRRLLEEGRATIPCLAEKLTSELIMHICKSLPTLENQIKEMHQKASDELQMLGTEVPDDENEKTFFLISKINVFNQAIQALVQGEEAVEAHCTRLFTKVRFLFQGWSLRIEENFKNSLLSIQREISRFERQYRGRELPGFVNYKTFEIIVREQISALEEPAVDMLQKATDIIQLAFADVAKKNFEEFLCLFKASKAKMEDLKQELLEEAERMIRLHFQMERMVHCHDGSYRAALQKVRQEEAEEEERKKKGGTVQSQSQSQSQPSTSMEEIVQHLQAYHEETSRRLSTHVPLLVRYFMLHTLAQRLQEAMLLLLQDREGLGQLLQERWDTSAKRKFLKERLSRLSQARRRLAQFAD, from the exons atgcctCAGGCtgaagagacagatacagagacccCTTCCAGCGCTGAGTGTGAAACTCAGGAGAGCGACCCAGAACTCATGGAGGCGAGACTGACTGAGGAGAAGTCACCA aAACTCGAGAACAGCCTGAGCGCCCAGTATGAGGAGAAGGTGCGCCCGTGCATCGACCTCATCGACTCCCTGCGGGCGCTGGGCGTGGAGCAGGACCTGGCCCTGCCCGCCATCGCCGTCATCGGGGACCAGAGCTCGGGCAAGAGCTCCGTGCTGGAGGCCCTGTCGGGAGTGGCCCTCCCCAGGGGCAGTG GGATCGTGACAAGATGTCCTCTGGTGCTGAGGCTCAAGAAGCTGGTGGGGAAAGATGCAAAGTGGACAGGGACCGTCAGCTACCTGGACAAGGAGATCGAGCTCCAGGATGCCTCCGAGGTGGAAGGGGAAATCCGCAAAG CCCAGAACGTCATCGCCGGGGAAGGCGTGGGCATCAGTCAGGAGCTGATCAGTCTCAGGGTCAGCTCCCCCCATGTCCCGGACCTCACCCTCATAGACCTGCCCGGCATCACCAGGGTGGCCGTGGGCGGCCAGCCAGCCGACATTGGGTACCAG ATCAAGCGTCTCATTGGAAAGTACATCTCCAAAGAGCAGACCATCAACCTGGTGGTGGTCCCCTGCAACGTGGACATCGCCACGACcgaggccctgagcatggcccggGAGGTGGACCCCGAGGGAGACAGGACTATCG GCATCTTGACCAAGCCAGACCTGGTGGACAGAGGCACCGAGGACAAGGTGGTGGACGTGGTGGAAAACCTCGTGTACCACCTGAAGAAGGGCTACACGATCGTCAGGTGCCGGGGCCAGCAGGACATTCAGGCGCAGCTGGGCCTGGCCACGGCCCTGGAGAAGGAGAAGCTCTTCTTCCAGGAACACCCGCAGTTCAG GAGGCTGCTGGAGGAAGGACGGGCCACCATCCCCTGCCTGGCCGAGAAGCTGACCTCAGAGCTCATCATGCACATCTGT aaATCGCTGCCCACGCTGGAGAATCAGATCAAGGAGATGCACCAGAAGGCCAGCGACGAGCTGCAGATGTTAGGGACCGAAGTCCCGGACGATGAAAACGAGAAGACGTTCTTCCTGATCAGC AAAATCAACGTGTTCAACCAGGCCATCCAGGCGCTGGTGCAGGGCGAGGAGGCGGTGGAGGCACATTGCACTCGGCTCTTCACGAAGGTCAGGTTCCTGTTCCAAGGCTGGAGCCTGCGGATCGAAGAGAACTTCAAGAACA GCCTGCTGTCCATCCAGAGGGAGATCTCGAGATTCGAGAGGCAGTACCGCGGCCGCGAGCTGCCTGGATTCGTCAACTACAAGACCTTCGAGATCATCGTGCGGGAGCAGATCAGCGCTCTGGAGGAGCCGGCCGTGGACATGCTGCAGAAGGCCACAG ATATCATCCAACTTGCCTTCGCGGATGTCGCCAAAAAGAATTTTGAGGAATTTCTCTGCCTCTTCAAAGCCAGCAAG GCCAAGATGGAGGACCTCAAGCAGGAGCTCCTGGAGGAGGCCGAGAGGATGATCCGGCTGCACTTCCAGATGGAGCGCATGGTGCACTGCCACGACGGCTCGTACCGCGCCGCCCTGCAGAAGGTGCGCCAGGAGGAggccgaggaggaggagaggaagaagaaagggggcACGGTCCAGTCCCAGTCCCAGTCCCAGTCCCAGCCCTCGACCTCCATGGAGGAGATCGTCCAGCACCTGCAGGCCTACCACGAG GAGACGAGCCGGCGCCTGTCCACGCACGTCCCGCTGCTGGTGCGGTACTTCATGCTGCACACGCTGGCGCAGCGGCTGCAGGAGgccatgctgctgctgctgcaggacCGGGAGGGCTTGGGGCAGCTGCTGCAGGAGCGCTGGGACACGAGCGCCAAGCGCAAGTTCCTCAAGGAGCGGCTGTCCCGGCTCTCGCAGGCGCGGCGACGCCTGGCGCAGTTCGCCGACTAG